A region of bacterium DNA encodes the following proteins:
- a CDS encoding HAMP domain-containing sensor histidine kinase has translation MKPLRARLRLGGARAGGMIKGILLLVGVATAIVILFMARSLVEDLRAEARRNLTVRVEHYGLLATHYPEAVLDFIRTIDFPLVYTDARGNPKFWKNLDSALDEENEANRETIRRLVQQMDLVHEPIPFQYDTITDYFHYGDSKLVERVQLFPVFTLVASLLVGLLGYLGFHQIRRAEESGVWVGMARETAHQLGTPISSLMGWIEVLEADPGMGEALEQMKLDTARLEKIASRFNKIGSAVELAAVDLPRLLERVVDYFGSRLPRGGRDISFEIVVEPGLPPARLNAFLFEWVIENLVKNSLDSLSLGGGQIRLEARSARQGQRVVLDVSDTGKGVDPAIKEEIFRPGFTTKSRGWGLGLSLARRIVEEYHRGRIFVHDTRPGRGITFRIIVPAARRSA, from the coding sequence GTGAAGCCGCTGCGAGCACGCCTGCGGCTGGGCGGAGCCCGGGCTGGCGGCATGATCAAGGGCATCCTGCTGCTGGTGGGCGTGGCCACCGCCATCGTCATCCTCTTCATGGCACGCAGCCTGGTGGAGGACCTGCGGGCGGAGGCGCGGCGCAACCTCACCGTGCGGGTGGAGCACTACGGCCTGTTGGCCACGCATTACCCGGAGGCGGTGCTGGACTTCATCCGCACCATCGATTTCCCACTGGTCTACACGGATGCCCGCGGCAACCCGAAGTTCTGGAAGAACCTGGATTCCGCATTGGACGAGGAGAACGAGGCCAACCGCGAGACGATCCGCCGCCTGGTCCAGCAGATGGACCTGGTCCACGAGCCCATCCCCTTCCAGTACGACACCATCACCGACTATTTCCACTACGGGGACTCCAAGCTGGTCGAGCGCGTCCAGCTCTTTCCGGTCTTCACCCTGGTCGCCTCCCTGCTGGTGGGCTTGCTGGGCTACCTGGGCTTCCACCAGATCCGCCGGGCCGAGGAGAGCGGCGTGTGGGTGGGCATGGCGCGGGAGACGGCCCATCAGCTGGGAACGCCCATCTCCAGCCTGATGGGCTGGATCGAGGTGCTGGAGGCCGATCCGGGGATGGGGGAGGCCCTCGAGCAGATGAAGCTGGACACGGCGCGCCTGGAGAAGATCGCCTCCCGCTTCAACAAGATCGGCTCCGCGGTGGAGCTGGCCGCTGTCGACCTGCCGCGGCTGCTGGAGCGGGTGGTGGACTACTTCGGCAGCCGCCTGCCCCGTGGTGGGCGCGACATCTCCTTCGAGATCGTCGTCGAGCCGGGGCTGCCGCCGGCCCGCCTCAACGCCTTCCTCTTCGAATGGGTGATCGAGAATCTGGTCAAGAACTCCCTGGATTCGCTCAGCCTGGGCGGCGGCCAGATCCGCCTGGAGGCGAGAAGCGCCCGCCAGGGGCAGCGGGTGGTGCTCGACGTCTCCGACACGGGGAAAGGCGTGGATCCCGCCATCAAGGAGGAGATCTTCCGCCCCGGCTTCACGACCAAGAGCCGCGGCTGGGGCCTGGGCCTCTCGCTGGCCCGCCGCATCGTGGAGGAATACCACCGCGGTCGCATCTTTGTCCACGACACCCGGCCGGGACGGGGCATCACCTTCCGCATCATCGTGCCCGCCGCCCGCCGGTCCGCCTGA
- the pgsW gene encoding poly-gamma-glutamate system protein — protein MFKPSLKSIWTLVVLALMAYGLYNWAERSRVPVKRPHHEEKLAAARLMESWIGILRDAKAPAAAFVDEVNDPDRTLLIGQKHTPITSTDGNHQAKLATTNPNTAAMMVQIFKEAGLERGDKVALGVTGSFPGLNLAAYAACRVLELEPVIITSVSSSWYGANDPDFTWLDMEKVLVDNGQITFRSVAASIGGADDRGRSLSPEGRALVRAAIERNGVGYLNPESLEQAVDGRIRVYREAVRESLRGYRAYINIGGGVVSLGHPDNAHVIPLGYTRHLQDDSYPAKGVVHHFSDNGVSIINFKYVPSKFAAMLKKHGIPWRPGHVPLPGEGSMFAEERYDLRVVGLAVAIMAVMVLLVIRFDLRMQRLGEMPAGPDEHI, from the coding sequence ATGTTTAAGCCCAGTCTCAAGTCGATCTGGACCCTGGTCGTCCTGGCCTTGATGGCCTACGGGCTCTACAACTGGGCCGAGCGCAGCCGTGTCCCCGTCAAGCGGCCCCATCACGAGGAGAAACTGGCCGCCGCCCGCCTGATGGAGAGCTGGATTGGCATCCTGCGGGACGCCAAGGCCCCCGCCGCCGCCTTCGTGGACGAGGTCAACGACCCGGACCGCACGCTGCTCATCGGCCAGAAGCACACGCCCATCACCTCCACGGACGGCAACCACCAGGCCAAATTGGCCACCACCAATCCCAACACCGCCGCCATGATGGTCCAGATCTTCAAGGAGGCGGGCCTCGAGCGCGGCGACAAGGTGGCCCTGGGGGTGACCGGCTCCTTCCCCGGGCTCAACCTGGCCGCCTATGCCGCCTGCCGCGTGTTGGAGCTGGAACCGGTCATCATCACCAGCGTCTCCAGCTCCTGGTACGGCGCCAATGACCCCGACTTCACCTGGCTGGACATGGAGAAGGTGCTGGTCGACAACGGACAAATCACCTTCCGCAGCGTGGCCGCCTCCATCGGCGGCGCCGACGACCGCGGCCGCAGCCTTTCGCCCGAGGGGCGCGCCCTGGTGCGGGCCGCCATCGAGCGCAACGGCGTGGGCTATCTCAATCCGGAATCGCTTGAGCAGGCGGTGGACGGACGCATCCGGGTCTACCGGGAGGCGGTGCGGGAGTCCCTGCGCGGCTACCGGGCCTACATCAACATCGGCGGCGGCGTGGTCAGCCTGGGCCACCCGGACAACGCGCACGTCATCCCGCTGGGTTACACGCGACATCTGCAGGACGACAGTTATCCGGCCAAGGGCGTGGTGCACCACTTCTCGGACAACGGCGTCTCGATCATCAACTTCAAGTACGTGCCGTCGAAGTTCGCCGCCATGCTGAAGAAGCACGGCATTCCCTGGCGGCCCGGGCACGTGCCCCTTCCCGGCGAGGGCAGCATGTTCGCCGAGGAGCGCTATGACCTGCGCGTGGTGGGTCTGGCCGTGGCGATCATGGCGGTGATGGTGCTCCTGGTGATCCGCTTCGATCTGCGCATGCAGCGTCTGGGGGAGATGCCGGCCGGACCCGACGAACACATCTGA
- a CDS encoding TSUP family transporter, with amino-acid sequence MEVMPGAGVLLLLWLAALLAGFVDSIAGGGGLITLPALLAAGLPPHFALGTNKLQSSFGSFSAAIHYRHGGLVRFRNLLPGVAFTFIGAVLGTTAVQALDPGFLRWLIPLLLVLILGWTFLRPNLGEAEGRPRLRPLPFFMASGLGIGFYDGFFGPGTGTFWTALLVGVLGMNLKSATATTKVVNFTSNVTALGAFALGGHVLLVPGLVMGTGQFLGARLGSRLVMRRHVGLVRTVFRLVVTATLLKLVWDLVG; translated from the coding sequence ATGGAGGTCATGCCGGGTGCGGGCGTCCTTCTGCTCTTGTGGCTGGCCGCCCTGCTCGCCGGCTTCGTGGATTCCATCGCCGGCGGCGGCGGCCTGATCACGCTGCCCGCCCTCCTCGCCGCTGGTTTGCCGCCCCACTTCGCCCTGGGCACCAACAAGCTGCAGTCCAGCTTCGGCAGCTTCAGCGCCGCCATCCATTACCGCCACGGCGGCCTCGTGCGCTTTCGCAACCTGCTGCCCGGCGTCGCCTTCACTTTCATTGGAGCCGTCCTGGGCACCACCGCCGTCCAGGCCCTCGATCCGGGTTTCCTGCGCTGGCTCATCCCGCTGCTGCTCGTCCTCATCCTGGGCTGGACCTTCCTCCGGCCCAACCTGGGCGAGGCGGAGGGCCGGCCCCGCCTGCGGCCCCTGCCCTTCTTCATGGCGTCCGGTCTGGGCATCGGTTTCTATGACGGGTTTTTCGGACCCGGGACGGGCACCTTCTGGACCGCGCTGCTGGTGGGCGTGCTGGGCATGAACCTGAAAAGCGCCACGGCCACGACCAAGGTGGTCAACTTCACCTCCAACGTCACGGCGCTGGGCGCTTTCGCCCTGGGCGGCCATGTGCTGCTGGTGCCGGGCCTGGTGATGGGCACCGGTCAGTTCCTGGGCGCCCGCCTGGGCTCCCGCCTGGTCATGCGCCGGCATGTGGGACTGGTGAGGACTGTCTTTCGACTGGTGGTGACGGCCACCCTGCTCAAGCTGGTCTGGGACCTGGTTGGTTGA
- a CDS encoding glucose-6-phosphate isomerase, whose protein sequence is MSGLLGIDLDLMLADNLPGGRGLQREEFSKLAPRLEDFRQLLGRMVDSGEGTFANTFRRPEAAQGRALAERLAGRFEDFLLIGIGGSTWGTIAIQAALCHGWWNDRPELRGGRPRFHVLDNSDPDTLRETLACLEPARTLVNIVSKSGTTAETAANFMAVGAWLEQRLGAAWREHLVVTTDAGQGLLQRIAAREGLAVLDIPPRTGGRFSLLTNVGLFPAAMLGLDTEALLAGAEALTLDVVTRPLPDNRLLTAAAAAWLWFGRLGAVHVIMPYSRRLRYVANWYVQLWGESLGKRTDRQGHLVHAGSTPLGALGAADQHSLLQLFMEGPADKLVSFLRLERFAGPSPIPAVYPGDEEIAYLGGHDLGELINAEQESTAEALREAGRGSRTISLPSLDAYWLGQLFQFFMLETFVNGELLDINTFDQPGVEAGKLLTYGRMGRPGFTAGGAARSSRLGFPAG, encoded by the coding sequence ATGAGCGGCTTGCTGGGGATCGATCTGGACCTGATGCTGGCGGACAACCTGCCGGGCGGACGGGGCCTGCAGCGGGAGGAGTTTTCGAAGCTGGCGCCCCGCCTGGAGGACTTCCGCCAGCTCCTGGGACGCATGGTGGACAGCGGCGAGGGCACCTTCGCCAATACCTTCCGACGACCGGAGGCGGCGCAGGGCCGGGCTCTGGCCGAGCGCCTGGCCGGCCGCTTCGAGGATTTCCTGCTCATCGGAATTGGCGGTAGCACCTGGGGCACCATTGCCATCCAGGCCGCTCTCTGTCACGGCTGGTGGAATGATCGACCCGAGCTGCGCGGCGGACGGCCCCGTTTCCATGTCCTGGACAACAGCGACCCCGATACCCTGCGCGAGACCCTGGCCTGCCTGGAACCGGCCAGGACCCTGGTCAACATCGTGAGCAAGTCCGGCACCACGGCGGAGACGGCGGCCAATTTCATGGCGGTCGGCGCCTGGCTGGAGCAGCGGCTGGGCGCCGCCTGGCGCGAGCACCTGGTCGTCACCACCGACGCCGGCCAGGGTCTGCTCCAACGCATCGCCGCCCGGGAGGGGCTGGCCGTGCTCGACATTCCGCCGCGCACGGGCGGACGCTTCTCCCTCCTCACCAATGTCGGCCTCTTTCCCGCCGCCATGCTGGGCCTGGACACGGAGGCCCTCCTCGCCGGCGCCGAGGCCCTCACCCTTGATGTCGTGACGCGGCCCCTGCCGGACAACCGGCTCTTGACCGCCGCCGCCGCCGCCTGGCTCTGGTTCGGCCGCCTGGGCGCCGTGCATGTCATCATGCCCTACTCGCGCCGACTGCGCTACGTGGCCAATTGGTACGTGCAGTTGTGGGGGGAGTCGCTGGGCAAGCGGACGGACCGCCAGGGGCACCTCGTCCATGCCGGCAGCACGCCGCTGGGCGCGCTGGGCGCGGCGGACCAGCACAGCCTCCTCCAGCTTTTCATGGAGGGGCCCGCCGACAAACTGGTGAGCTTCCTGCGCCTGGAGCGGTTCGCCGGCCCCAGCCCCATTCCCGCCGTCTACCCCGGGGACGAGGAGATCGCCTACCTGGGCGGGCACGACCTGGGGGAGCTGATCAACGCGGAGCAGGAAAGCACAGCCGAGGCCCTGCGCGAGGCGGGCCGCGGCAGCCGCACGATCAGCCTGCCCTCGCTGGACGCCTACTGGCTGGGCCAGCTCTTCCAGTTCTTCATGCTGGAGACCTTCGTCAACGGCGAGCTGCTCGACATCAACACCTTCGACCAACCGGGCGTGGAGGCGGGCAAGCTGCTCACCTATGGCCGCATGGGCCGCCCCGGCTTCACGGCCGGCGGTGCCGCGCGCAGCTCACGCCTGGGTTTCCCCGCCGGCTGA
- the pgsB gene encoding poly-gamma-glutamate synthase PgsB: protein MTIIALLLLLIIALGIFEYRRHQRHLRSIPIRIHVNGTRGKSSVTRLVAGALRAGGLATIAKTTGSAPQVILEDGSEIPIVRPRGANIIEQTRVVAYAARRGPRALVIECMAVQPEYQWIAEHRMVRSTIGVITNARPDHLREMGPTVENVARSLCNTLPVGKVAFTCEHKLFALMKREAAQRGTVLHEVVDHDVSDEDMRPFSYIEHKENVALALAVAAQVGIGREVALEGMYRAAPDCGALKKYCLEHEGRHVTFVNALAANDPESTLAIWQRVTGVQDNPGATVFILNTRKDRFERSEQLVEMVHQDTAWERLILIGEVTDKLLGVCYRMGLPQEKVVNLGTVHPELTFNTVINLPFPVMTVMGIGNVHGGGHEVAHYFRDRSAA, encoded by the coding sequence ATGACCATCATCGCTTTGCTGCTTTTGTTGATCATCGCATTGGGCATTTTCGAGTATAGGCGGCATCAGCGGCACCTCCGCTCCATTCCCATTCGCATCCACGTCAACGGAACCCGCGGCAAGTCGAGCGTCACGCGGTTGGTCGCCGGCGCCCTGCGGGCGGGGGGCCTGGCCACCATCGCCAAGACCACGGGCAGCGCGCCGCAGGTCATCCTTGAGGACGGCTCCGAGATTCCCATCGTCCGGCCGCGCGGGGCCAACATCATCGAGCAGACCCGCGTCGTCGCCTATGCCGCCCGTCGTGGGCCCCGCGCCCTGGTCATCGAATGCATGGCCGTCCAGCCGGAGTACCAGTGGATCGCCGAGCACCGCATGGTCCGCTCCACCATCGGGGTCATCACCAACGCCCGGCCCGACCACCTGCGGGAGATGGGCCCCACCGTGGAGAACGTGGCGCGCAGCCTCTGCAACACGCTGCCCGTGGGCAAGGTGGCCTTCACCTGCGAGCACAAGCTCTTCGCCCTGATGAAGCGGGAGGCCGCCCAGCGCGGCACCGTCCTCCACGAGGTGGTCGACCACGACGTGAGCGACGAGGACATGCGCCCCTTCAGTTACATCGAGCACAAGGAGAACGTGGCCCTGGCCCTGGCTGTCGCCGCCCAGGTCGGGATCGGGCGGGAGGTGGCGCTGGAGGGCATGTACCGCGCGGCGCCGGACTGCGGCGCCCTCAAGAAGTACTGCCTGGAGCACGAGGGACGCCACGTCACCTTCGTCAACGCGCTGGCCGCCAACGACCCCGAGAGCACGCTGGCCATCTGGCAGCGCGTGACGGGCGTGCAGGACAACCCCGGCGCCACCGTCTTCATCCTCAACACCCGCAAGGACCGCTTCGAGCGCAGCGAGCAGCTGGTGGAGATGGTGCACCAGGACACGGCCTGGGAGCGCCTCATCCTCATCGGCGAGGTGACGGACAAGCTGCTGGGCGTCTGCTACCGCATGGGCCTGCCCCAGGAGAAGGTGGTCAATCTGGGGACGGTCCATCCGGAGCTGACCTTCAACACCGTGATCAACCTGCCCTTCCCCGTCATGACGGTGATGGGGATCGGCAACGTCCACGGCGGCGGTCATGAGGTGGCCCATTACTTCCGCGACAGGAGTGCGGCATGA
- a CDS encoding gamma carbonic anhydrase family protein yields MRFGHVLPFEGKTPRLADDVAVMHGALVLGDVEIGAGSSVWFNTVVRGDVNYIRIGERSNVQDGSVLHVTHETAPLRIGHDVTIGHMAMLHGCTIEDCVLIGMQATVLDGAIVGTESLVAAGSVVLEGMIIPPRSLVAGCPAKVKRSLTPGEVAALHQSAAHYEAYVERFRASSWK; encoded by the coding sequence ATGCGCTTTGGACATGTGCTGCCCTTCGAGGGAAAGACCCCGCGCCTGGCCGACGACGTGGCGGTCATGCACGGCGCCCTGGTCCTGGGCGACGTGGAGATCGGCGCCGGCAGCAGTGTCTGGTTCAACACGGTGGTGCGGGGCGACGTCAACTACATCCGCATCGGCGAGCGCAGCAATGTGCAGGACGGCTCCGTCCTCCACGTCACCCACGAAACGGCCCCGTTGCGCATCGGGCACGACGTGACGATCGGCCACATGGCCATGCTGCACGGCTGCACGATCGAGGACTGCGTCCTGATCGGCATGCAGGCCACCGTGCTGGACGGCGCCATCGTGGGGACCGAGTCCCTGGTGGCGGCCGGTTCGGTCGTGCTGGAGGGGATGATCATTCCCCCCCGCTCCCTGGTGGCGGGCTGCCCGGCCAAGGTCAAGCGGTCGCTGACGCCCGGGGAGGTGGCCGCCCTGCACCAGAGCGCCGCCCATTACGAGGCCTACGTTGAGCGCTTCCGTGCCAGCAGCTGGAAGTAG
- a CDS encoding DUF5679 domain-containing protein translates to MRCRAHRDMKDVVQLAMKNGRNAVKGNCSACGAGMYKILPAEEKTPKKI, encoded by the coding sequence ATGCGTTGCCGCGCTCATCGTGACATGAAGGATGTGGTCCAATTGGCCATGAAGAACGGCCGCAACGCCGTGAAGGGCAACTGCAGCGCCTGCGGCGCCGGCATGTACAAAATCCTGCCGGCCGAGGAGAAAACGCCCAAGAAGATCTGA
- the pgsC gene encoding poly-gamma-glutamate biosynthesis protein PgsC, translating into MIEISVGLGVILSMIFQEVIGVSAGGIVVPGYVALQMHDPLRLLGTFLVSFATFGIIRGLSLVMFIYGRRRLVLSILIGFVLGYFSRQSTFYDLFGVDLQMQAVGFIIPGLISNWMDKQGVVKTLLCLLLVASCVRLLLMLVTGGEIFHV; encoded by the coding sequence ATGATCGAAATCAGCGTCGGCCTGGGAGTGATCCTCAGCATGATCTTCCAGGAGGTGATCGGCGTCTCGGCCGGCGGCATCGTCGTGCCCGGCTACGTGGCCCTGCAGATGCACGATCCCCTGCGCCTGTTGGGCACCTTCCTTGTCAGCTTCGCCACCTTCGGCATCATCCGGGGCCTCTCCCTGGTGATGTTCATCTACGGCCGGCGCCGCCTCGTCCTCTCCATCCTCATCGGTTTCGTGCTGGGCTACTTCTCCCGGCAGTCCACCTTCTACGACCTTTTTGGCGTGGATTTGCAGATGCAGGCGGTGGGCTTCATCATCCCCGGCCTCATCTCCAACTGGATGGACAAGCAGGGCGTGGTCAAGACCCTGCTCTGCCTGCTGCTGGTGGCCTCCTGCGTGCGGCTGCTGCTCATGCTCGTGACGGGGGGGGAAATCTTCCATGTTTAA
- a CDS encoding SDR family NAD(P)-dependent oxidoreductase, whose amino-acid sequence MTCQGGTVLVTGAGGFIGRHLCRRLVKEGARLRVLLRYTSQPVASQLPADLLEQAEIHRGDISDRALLRRAMEGADIVFHLAALVGIPHSYACPAEVFRVNAGGTLALLEAAREAGPGRVVITSTSEVYGSARLVPMPVDHPLAAQSPYAASKIAADQLALSYHCSFGLPVAVLRPFNTYGPGQSGRAVIPAILGQALAGSTIRLGETASTRDFNYVADTVEAFLAAGLRPAALGRVTTYGSGRETSIMDVVRLAEKLVGRPLQVECRAERKRPAASEVERLCCDPEPARRVLGVTARVPLEEGLRLTLEWLREQGLRPGGSFDT is encoded by the coding sequence ATGACCTGTCAGGGCGGAACCGTGTTGGTGACCGGCGCCGGCGGATTCATCGGCCGCCACCTCTGCCGACGCCTGGTGAAGGAGGGCGCCCGTCTGCGCGTGCTGCTGCGCTACACCTCGCAGCCGGTGGCGAGCCAGCTGCCGGCCGACCTGCTGGAGCAGGCGGAGATCCACCGCGGCGACATCAGCGACCGCGCCCTCCTGCGCCGCGCCATGGAGGGCGCGGACATCGTCTTCCATCTGGCCGCGCTGGTGGGCATCCCCCATTCCTACGCCTGTCCGGCCGAGGTCTTCCGCGTGAACGCGGGCGGAACCCTGGCCCTGCTCGAGGCCGCCCGCGAGGCGGGACCGGGCCGCGTGGTGATCACCTCCACCAGCGAGGTCTACGGCAGCGCCCGCCTCGTCCCCATGCCGGTGGACCATCCCCTGGCGGCCCAGTCGCCCTACGCCGCCTCGAAGATCGCCGCCGACCAGCTGGCCCTCTCCTACCACTGCTCCTTCGGGCTGCCCGTGGCCGTGCTGCGTCCCTTCAACACCTATGGTCCCGGCCAGAGCGGACGCGCCGTCATTCCGGCCATTCTCGGCCAGGCCCTGGCGGGTTCCACCATCCGGCTGGGCGAGACCGCCTCCACGCGGGATTTCAACTACGTGGCCGATACAGTGGAGGCCTTCCTCGCCGCCGGCCTCCGCCCCGCGGCCCTGGGCCGTGTCACCACCTATGGCAGTGGCCGGGAGACGTCGATCATGGACGTGGTGCGCCTGGCCGAGAAGCTGGTGGGACGGCCTTTGCAGGTGGAGTGCCGCGCGGAGCGGAAACGTCCGGCGGCCAGCGAGGTGGAGCGCCTCTGCTGCGATCCGGAACCCGCCCGCCGCGTGCTGGGCGTGACCGCCCGCGTTCCTCTCGAGGAGGGCCTGCGTCTCACGCTGGAATGGTTGCGCGAGCAGGGGCTGCGGCCGGGAGGCTCCTTTGACACCTGA
- a CDS encoding 4'-phosphopantetheinyl transferase superfamily protein, giving the protein MTPEPPPPRDRLIGVGCDTEERSRLEGVLARDPAFLGRWFTAKEQEAIARAADGPGLALRLFCLKEAAVKALWRHIPLGISRIEALPAPEGYRLCALDPRTATLRLDGHCQADARHAWAEVLAFHSPAAASAGGETQA; this is encoded by the coding sequence TTGACACCTGAGCCCCCCCCTCCGCGCGACCGCTTGATCGGCGTCGGGTGCGACACGGAGGAGCGAAGCCGGCTGGAGGGCGTCCTGGCGCGCGACCCCGCCTTCCTGGGCCGCTGGTTCACGGCGAAGGAGCAAGAGGCGATCGCCCGCGCGGCGGACGGCCCGGGCCTGGCCCTCCGCCTCTTCTGCCTGAAGGAGGCGGCGGTCAAGGCCCTGTGGCGGCACATCCCCCTGGGCATCTCCCGCATCGAAGCTCTGCCGGCGCCGGAAGGCTACCGGCTGTGCGCGCTCGATCCACGGACGGCCACCCTCCGCCTGGACGGCCACTGCCAGGCGGATGCCCGGCATGCCTGGGCCGAGGTGCTGGCCTTCCACTCCCCCGCCGCGGCGTCAGCCGGCGGGGAAACCCAGGCGTGA
- a CDS encoding class I SAM-dependent methyltransferase: MNYDPVKGRLARLFLRRAWMKRLLFFLSRQFFLRELEVRRALRTLAGQGLRPRRILDAGTGFGQYVPALRQAFPQAEVVSVDLNPACVEALRDYCRDTRLGGVRAEEGDLLALRLESPVQLVLNVDVVEHIEDDRRVFRNFAAVLDEGGLLLLHTPAMEDGLDEDEVLRRTPTVGEHARMGYTRAMMRERLAQAGLEEVWLRSTYGRAGGLAWLLGVRAPMRLLGLGLWTLPLVLPWVLLVLLPVRLLNELDLRGMRQEGGCLLVLARKAAALA; the protein is encoded by the coding sequence ATGAATTACGACCCTGTCAAGGGCCGGCTGGCGCGTCTCTTCCTGCGCCGGGCCTGGATGAAGCGCCTTCTTTTTTTCCTCTCCCGCCAGTTCTTCCTGCGGGAGCTGGAGGTGCGCCGCGCCCTGCGGACCCTGGCCGGGCAGGGCCTGCGCCCGCGGCGCATCCTGGACGCCGGCACCGGCTTCGGTCAGTACGTGCCCGCCCTGCGCCAGGCCTTTCCCCAGGCGGAGGTGGTGTCCGTCGATCTCAATCCGGCCTGCGTGGAAGCGCTGCGGGACTACTGCCGCGACACCCGCCTGGGCGGCGTACGGGCCGAGGAGGGCGATCTGCTTGCCCTCCGCCTGGAGTCTCCCGTCCAGTTGGTGCTCAACGTGGACGTGGTGGAGCATATCGAGGACGACCGGCGCGTCTTCCGCAATTTCGCCGCCGTATTGGATGAAGGCGGCCTGCTGCTTCTGCACACACCTGCCATGGAGGATGGACTGGACGAGGACGAGGTGCTTCGGCGCACGCCCACGGTCGGGGAGCATGCCCGCATGGGCTACACCAGGGCCATGATGCGGGAGCGGCTGGCCCAGGCCGGGCTGGAGGAGGTCTGGCTGCGCTCCACCTATGGGCGGGCCGGCGGCCTCGCCTGGCTGCTGGGCGTGCGCGCTCCCATGCGTCTGCTGGGTCTTGGCCTCTGGACCCTCCCTTTGGTGCTGCCCTGGGTGCTGCTCGTGCTGCTGCCGGTGCGCCTGCTCAATGAGCTGGACCTGCGCGGGATGCGGCAGGAGGGCGGCTGCCTGCTGGTGCTTGCCCGCAAAGCGGCGGCGCTCGCGTGA
- a CDS encoding NlpC/P60 family protein has translation MLLLASLLVLGGCSGLRGHPRFGPEGTRPAESPADSARQERKLSRQEAKAKPRDARKGGGLPSFRLHAQPRPEVLKAAHKYLGVPYRYGGNTRRGMDCSGLVWRAARDAWGRELPRSSAEMARLGMPVSRAELQPGDLVFFHTGSRRRISHVGIYEGGGLFIHSSTTKGVEIAGLDEGYWRRRLISARRVSPETLSR, from the coding sequence TTGCTGCTGCTGGCCTCCCTGCTCGTGCTCGGCGGCTGCTCCGGGTTGCGCGGCCATCCCCGCTTCGGGCCGGAGGGGACGCGGCCGGCGGAGTCGCCCGCCGATTCCGCCCGCCAGGAACGCAAACTCTCCCGGCAGGAAGCGAAGGCCAAGCCGAGGGATGCGCGCAAGGGAGGCGGTCTCCCCTCCTTCCGGCTCCACGCCCAACCCCGCCCGGAGGTGCTGAAGGCGGCCCACAAGTACCTGGGCGTACCCTACCGCTACGGAGGCAACACGCGCCGCGGCATGGATTGCAGCGGCCTCGTCTGGCGGGCCGCCCGCGACGCCTGGGGGCGCGAGCTGCCCCGCTCCTCGGCGGAGATGGCGCGTCTGGGCATGCCCGTCTCGCGCGCCGAGCTGCAGCCGGGGGACCTCGTCTTCTTCCACACTGGCAGCCGGCGCCGCATCTCCCATGTGGGCATCTACGAGGGAGGGGGACTCTTCATCCACAGCAGCACGACCAAGGGGGTGGAGATCGCCGGCCTGGATGAAGGTTACTGGCGGCGTCGCCTGATCAGCGCCCGCCGCGTCAGCCCCGAGACATTGTCCCGTTGA
- a CDS encoding phosphomannose isomerase type II C-terminal cupin domain: MTSGPETSQRPWGHFEVLLDAVDMKVKRILVQPGQRLSLQRHHRRREHWFVAAGQGVVDLDGQARQVAAGDSLDIPLGAWHRVRNPAAVDLVLIEVQTGDYFGEDDIERREDDYGRVPPGSCK; encoded by the coding sequence ATGACGAGCGGACCGGAGACAAGCCAGCGCCCCTGGGGCCATTTCGAGGTGCTGCTGGATGCGGTTGACATGAAAGTCAAGCGCATCCTCGTGCAGCCCGGTCAACGCCTGTCCCTCCAGCGCCACCACCGGCGGCGCGAGCACTGGTTCGTGGCGGCGGGCCAGGGCGTGGTCGACCTGGACGGGCAGGCCCGGCAGGTGGCGGCGGGGGACTCGCTGGACATTCCCCTGGGCGCCTGGCACCGGGTGCGCAACCCGGCCGCTGTGGATCTGGTGCTGATCGAGGTGCAGACCGGGGATTATTTCGGCGAGGACGACATCGAGCGTCGGGAGGATGACTACGGCCGCGTGCCCCCGGGCTCATGCAAATGA